The region TCCAGCAAAAGTGCTAGACAAAATTTGTGATGTTGTTCCTTGTACTACTCGTTTCTCTCAGATTGGCAAGGGGAGAAAATTGCCATATTCTGGACAACCCAGAATATCCTCTGTTATCTAAGGATGGAGATGTGATAATTGGAGCCATCTTTTCAATACATCGTGGTACACAGATGCAGTCAATGGCATATACTGAAAAACCTCAACCTTTAATATGCACTAGGTTTGTTGTTGTGGAAACTTTGATACTGTAGCCATTTTGGGGACTCTgtaattttcattttatatcaaataatctgaaatattttttatgtatatttgtaGCAGTGATCTCGGTGAATTCCGCCTTGCTCAGACCATGATTTTTACAATTGATGAAATCAACAGAAGCAACAGCTTGCTGCCAAATATCTCAATTGGTTACAAGATTTATGACAATTGTCTCTCAAGATTGTTATCTATGAAGGCAGCCATGGCTTTGATGAATGGTATGGACATAACAGTGGACTATGCCTGCTCTGGACAAGCAGTAGTACAAGCCATCATAGGGGAGTCAGAGTCTTCACCTACTATAGCACTTACAAAAACTACAGGACCTTTTATGATCCCAGTGGTAAGGATAAatgatttgaataattatttaataacaatTTAATTATTAGTTATACAACACACTTGAAATATGCACGAGATGATTATCTTAATGTCTACAAttaagccacacacacacacacacacacacacacacacacacacattttatatatatatatatatatatatatatatatatatatatatatatatatatatatatatatttactaatCATCAATCCTCTGATATGAGTCTCTTTAGCCTCAAATGCTGAGAGAAGCTCAAGTTTACTTTGAGACACAGTTCTAggttaattatattaattatggTTAATATTTCATAAAATGTGCATGTTTATCTTAGGTACCTATTTGTTTTTGAGCAATGTATGTTATACTTATGGGAGGCACCATGGTGCAGTGGCACATCACCGCCCCACATCACAGTCCTGTTTCAGTCATgtgctcgggttactgtctgtgttttgcatgttctctgcgTGTTTGCGTGGGTTTCATctgggttttctggtttccATCAACTGTCCATGAACATGCAGATGAGCAGACTACCTACATTAAATTATCCCTATGTGAAAGAGTGCATGAACAAATCGCGTGTTCACCTTAtgcccagtgtttccaggattAGCTCTGTGTCCACTGCAAATCTGACCAGGATAGAGCAGTAAAGTTGAATGAATGATGCTTGTTCTTAATATCAGCACCATTTACATGAGTATACTTTTGAATTTATAGTGTACATTATCCATCATCTTTGTATTCACAGATTATAATTATCTTTTGTGTTCTTTAGTTGGATGGTAGTTGTTATTTTCCCTGTTAAACAGGCTCCTGTCTCTTCATAGGATGAAGTAAACACCTAAAAATCTTTGGTGTAAAATGCACCCAAACAggctttaataattttttttctttctttcctcagaTAAGTCATAAAGCCACATGTGAATGTTTGAGCAACAGAAAAGAGTACCCCTCCTTCTTCAGGACCATAGCAAGTGACTTCTATCAGAGTAGAGCATTGGCATATTTGGTCAAGCACTTTGGCTGGTCTTGGGTAGGAGCAGTGAACAGTGATAATGATTATGGAAACAGTGGAATGGCCATTTTTCTAAATGCAGCCAAAGAGGAGGGAATATGTGTTGAGTACTCTGAGAAGTTTGACCGGTCAGATCCtgccaaaataataaaagtggCTGACATTATTAAGACAGGCACAGCCAAAGTAATCATTGTATTTCTGGCCTACATTGATATGAATATTCTAATAGAGCAACTTATTCGAAGGAATGTCACTGGCTACCAGATGATTGGTGTTGAGGCATGGATTTCTGCTGTCGATCTAGTAACACCAGCAAGTTACAACATACTGGCTGGAGCCATTGGTTTTGATGTGGGAAAATTGAACATTGATAACTTTGCTGACTATGCTGTCAATGAGTTTTGGCAAACAGCATTCCCTTGCTTGCACTCAAAGGGAAATATTTCTCAAACTGAAAACAACTGCAGAAAATATGAAGATATGATTCACTTTAAAAACTACAATGAAGATATATCTGAACTGAGGTATGCAAATAACATGTACAATGCAGTTTATGCTGTGGCACATTCTCTACACAGCCTGTTGAGATGCACAGAAAACCAGAGTTGTGAGaaatacaaaacaatacaacCATGGCAGGTAACACAAAGAAGAGAAGCAAAGCAGGCTATGTCCATGACTGATattgtaatgaaataaatactacttttcttttcaatttAAAGGTTGTTAAATCTCTAAAAAAGGTTAATTTTACCACCAAATTAGGAGATCAGGTGTGGTTTGACAGCACTGGGGCAACAGCTGCAAAGTTTGAAGTGGTGAACTGGCAACGGGGTTTCAATGGAGAAGTGCAGTTTAAGGTTGTGGGCTATTATGATGCCTCTTTGCCAAATGGACAACAATTTGTCCTAAATGCTGAAGATATAGTGTGGGCTGGAGAAAAACGAGAGGTACATGCATTGCTTgctaatgacattttttatgaaatattataaaaactgtcagaaattattaaaaaaataaaaataaatcaggcAGTTTATGGCCCTTTAAATTGTTCTCAAAAATGTTCTACAGaagatactgtacataaaacATTCACAATGAATATACATGACACATTTTACACCAACATACTGCCTCAAAGTAAAAAGTACAAAGCTGTAAAGCTtcttaaattttattattaaacaaacaattatATCTTATAATTCACACAATTATAAAAACCTTATATTTTTTGTGTAATCACTAATATGAACAATTTATCCATAAATCTCAGACAAGCTATATTTGCTGAACTTTATGTGAAAAGTACTGATTGTAGCCATAATATTTTGTTCCTATTAGAAGCCCAGGTCTGTATGCAGTGAGAGCTGTCCTCCAGGAACCAGGAAAGCTGCACAGAAAGGAAGACCTGTCTGCTGTTATGACTGTATACCATGTGCCGAGGGAGAGATCAGTAACCAGACAGGTAATTTCAGCATTACCAAGTTTCAAAGACAAGTTGTTAATTGTACATTGTGCAtcctctttttattatttaggatACGGTTCCTGAAAAAtggtattaataaataaaaccatgagataaagtatattttccttcataataataataataataataataataataataatcatgattattttgcAGATTCAAATAACTGTGAGCAGTGTCCAGGGGAATACTGGTCTAATGCTGAGAGAGATAAATGTGTGTTAAAGGTCATAGAGTTTCTTTCATTTACAGAGGTTATGGGGATAGTACTGGTACTGTTCTCTTTGTTTGGAGCGGCATTAACTGTGTTAatagctattttatttataataaaaaaagacactcCTATTGTTAAAGCCAACAACTCTGAGCTGAGCTTCCTGCTGCTGTTCTCCCTGACTCTGTGTTTCCTCTGTTCACTTACATTCATTGGACGGCCCTCTCAGTGGTCCTGTATGTTGCGCCACACAGTGTTTGGGATCACCTTTGTCCTCTGTATCGCCTGTGTACTGGGGAAAACAGTAGTTGTACTAATGGCCTTCAGGGCTACACTTCCAGGCAGTAATGTCATGAAATGGTTTGGGCCTCTACAGCAGAGACTCAGTGTACTTGCGTTCACTCTCATACAGGTCCTTATTTGTGTGCTTTGGTTAACAGTTTCTCCTCCTTTCCCTTATAAGAACATGAATTACTACAAGGAAAAGATCATATTAGAATGTAACTTGGGTTCAGCTATAGGTTTCTGGGCCGTGCTGGGTTATATTGGAGTTCTTGCTTTCTTGTGCTTTCTTTTAGCTTTCCTAGCTAGAAACCTGCCAGATAATTTTAATGAAGCTAAATTCATCACATTCAGCATACTCATATTCTGTGCTGTGTGGATCACCTTTATTCCAGCTTATGTCAGCTCTCCTGGAAAATTTACTGTAGCTGTGGAGATATTTGCTATTCTGGCCTCCAGTTTTGCTCTACTATTCTGTATATTTACACCTAAATGTTACATTATTCTGTTTAAACCAGAACTAAATACAAAGACAAATATGATTGGTAAAATGGCTTCTaagtcactttaaaaaaaaaacaggctatTCAAATCTGTAACATATACACAAGGTTCGGAGGCTTAAGTCAAGagaatatgatatgatatgataaataaaatacttttatttagagcttaatttagagcttaaaaacatgttcagtgtttggatttgttttacgaaaataaataaataaaatatcactgtccctgatgcgggtaacattacatAACAAAAATTACGGTGATCATATTCtgtttttccaaaaagaggacacctttttttttcttgtttgaatACTGTTCAAAACCAtggtaatatcacagtctaaaactggatttaaagtgaagcaaatcaataaatgaatcacatgaaaatgaatcccATGTAAATGAAttatacgtaaatgaatcacatgaaaatgtatcacatgaaaatgtatcatacataaatgaatcacatgtaaatgaatcacatgaatatgaatcacatgtaaatgaatcatatgaaaatgaataaatcaattaaaagacagaaaaaaaaagaaaagtcgtCCTGGCctagatgcagcaaaacagttccaaaccatgatactaccgccaccatatttcacagatgggataaggttcttatgcaggaatgcagtattttcttttctccaaacataacgcttctcatttaaaccacaaTTTCTATCATCCATTCACCAAACTTTTTTCCAATACCCTTCTGGCTTGTGCACATGTTTTTTCAGTGCCTTCagtagcaaactgcagacaggcagcaatgttctttttggagagcagtggtttttcccttgcaaccctgccatgctcAACAATGTTGTTCAGTATTCTCCTGatgatggactcatgaacattaatattagccaatgtgagagaggcctttagttgcttagaaattACACTGGGTTTctttgtgatgtcactgactattacatgtcttgctcttggagtgatctttgttggttgacctttgatagatccctgttctttaaataaatcaggGTGCTCACTGACACCTGATTATCATCACATTTATTggctaatttcaccttcaaatgtactgctaatcctagagattCTCATACTTTTACCACTTATTTCTgcaatcattttcctcaataaataaatgaacagctataatattttttgtctcatatGTTTAATAGggatctctttgtctacttttaggacgtgtctgaaaatctgatgatgttttaggtaatATTTATGCTGATATATAGATAATTCtatacaaactttcaagcaccattgtaaGCACAAAGATCCATAATTCAGAgaatacacacacttctctttgTCCTAATAATTACTAAGCAAGCCTTAATTTGAAATAGGTGAACTCAGTCACCCATTTAAATGGCTGCATAACCCCAGCATAACCCTCACACATACCCACAtactaaacataaacacagcaaaGGCTGAAGTTAGTCTGGGCCAGGTAAACCAACTTAAAACTCcaagttttccaataaaagaGCAATATCTCACCACCAAGTGCACAGAGAAAAACATAACAGCAATAACCAAAAAGACACAGCAGTATCAACTAACAGTAGAGTATcctgctaacacacacacacattatgtatatattgaatgtatatatatatatatatatatatatatatatatatatatatatatatatatatatatatatatatatatatatatatacattcaaaaaataatatcaataaaaaataaacaataaacatgaCCGAACTTTCCAGATCATGATGTACCTTCACATACATGACTCAATTAGCTCAATATATCGCACAGTATTCAAGGCTGGGAACAAGGACTtcaaaaagaacaaataaaacaaactacATAATTGTAACAAACTCACCCAGAACACAGGACACAGGCCTCAGAAAAAAGCACAGCATAAGCCCATTCCAGAGCTCTGCTGGACATGCCCTAACCATGCCGGACCAAGACAGCAGCATTGAAGAATGCTACAAATTTGCCTGAAAGAATGAAATACAACCAAGCTATTTTACTGTGCACCATGTCCGCATAACAGTTCACATACTGTCAGGTTGGTGCTACAGGCGTAAATCCTACCCCAACTTGAAGGCCAAAATCTTCCCACATGCTGCTAAAATACCAAGCTTTGGGTAGAGCAAACTAGTGGAAAGCAGCTGGCAACCCATCACATCAACAAACATTCCCACAAGGCTGAAACTTTAAGCAAAAATAAGAAACTCAGATTGAAAAGAAACTCAACCCATACATATTAACATTATGGGACCAGGTGCGTCAGATCAAAGGGGACGACCTGAGTTTGGACCAGAGACTCCCCTCCACCTACTTTCTAGTTAGGAGAGGCCTGCTTTACCACTGGACCAGCCGCAGAAGGGAAATTGTGGACCTCTTGGTAGTCCCCAAGACAAGAACCCAAACATTTATG is a window of Ictalurus punctatus breed USDA103 chromosome 4, Coco_2.0, whole genome shotgun sequence DNA encoding:
- the LOC124627822 gene encoding extracellular calcium-sensing receptor-like, which translates into the protein MSADTSLCSPSGSLLLCLLGLYDHSQAWSGLLAGCDFGQPVPLAFRRRRQAATLAFSASVALARNEILARGENCHILDNPEYPLLSKDGDVIIGAIFSIHRGTQMQSMAYTEKPQPLICTSSDLGEFRLAQTMIFTIDEINRSNSLLPNISIGYKIYDNCLSRLLSMKAAMALMNGMDITVDYACSGQAVVQAIIGESESSPTIALTKTTGPFMIPVISHKATCECLSNRKEYPSFFRTIASDFYQSRALAYLVKHFGWSWVGAVNSDNDYGNSGMAIFLNAAKEEGICVEYSEKFDRSDPAKIIKVADIIKTGTAKVIIVFLAYIDMNILIEQLIRRNVTGYQMIGVEAWISAVDLVTPASYNILAGAIGFDVGKLNIDNFADYAVNEFWQTAFPCLHSKGNISQTENNCRKYEDMIHFKNYNEDISELRYANNMYNAVYAVAHSLHSLLRCTENQSCEKYKTIQPWQVVKSLKKVNFTTKLGDQVWFDSTGATAAKFEVVNWQRGFNGEVQFKVVGYYDASLPNGQQFVLNAEDIVWAGEKREPRSVCSESCPPGTRKAAQKGRPVCCYDCIPCAEGEISNQTDSNNCEQCPGEYWSNAERDKCVLKVIEFLSFTEVMGIVLVLFSLFGAALTVLIAILFIIKKDTPIVKANNSELSFLLLFSLTLCFLCSLTFIGRPSQWSCMLRHTVFGITFVLCIACVLGKTVVVLMAFRATLPGSNVMKWFGPLQQRLSVLAFTLIQVLICVLWLTVSPPFPYKNMNYYKEKIILECNLGSAIGFWAVLGYIGVLAFLCFLLAFLARNLPDNFNEAKFITFSILIFCAVWITFIPAYVSSPGKFTVAVEIFAILASSFALLFCIFTPKCYIILFKPELNTKTNMIGKMASKSL